Proteins encoded together in one Bradyrhizobium sp. PSBB068 window:
- a CDS encoding branched-chain amino acid ABC transporter substrate-binding protein, whose protein sequence is MKFALRGYCLALGASLALSSAAMAQDISVAVVGPMTGSEASFGQQFKNGADLAIADINAAGGVLGKKLKLEVGDDACDPKQAVSVAEKMAGAKIPFVVGHFCSSTSIPASDAYAEGNVLEITPGSTNPLFTERGLWNTFRVCGRDDQQGMVAAGYIIKNYKTRNVAIIHDKTTYGKGLADETKNAINAAGVKEKLYEAYTKGDKDFAALVSRFKKESIDFVYVGGYYAEAALILRQMREQGVNAVLMGGDALVDKQFAAIAGPLAEGSLFTFSPDPRKKVTAAATLKKFKDKGIDPDGYTLYSYAAFQIWSQAVTRAQTTDAKKVAAAIKAGSWDTVLGNISYTPKGDITLIDYVVYRRDKDGNYAELPAAGQ, encoded by the coding sequence ATGAAGTTTGCACTTCGAGGATATTGTCTTGCGCTTGGCGCGAGCCTGGCTCTGTCCAGCGCGGCCATGGCACAGGATATCAGTGTTGCCGTGGTCGGGCCGATGACCGGCTCGGAGGCGAGCTTCGGCCAGCAGTTCAAGAACGGCGCCGATCTCGCGATCGCCGACATCAACGCGGCAGGCGGCGTGCTCGGCAAGAAGCTGAAGCTGGAGGTCGGCGACGACGCCTGCGATCCGAAGCAGGCCGTGTCGGTTGCCGAGAAGATGGCAGGCGCGAAGATTCCGTTCGTCGTCGGGCACTTCTGCTCGTCGACCTCGATTCCCGCCTCGGACGCTTATGCCGAGGGCAATGTGCTTGAGATCACGCCCGGCTCGACCAACCCGCTGTTCACCGAGCGCGGGTTGTGGAACACGTTCCGCGTCTGCGGCCGCGATGACCAGCAGGGCATGGTGGCGGCCGGCTACATCATCAAGAACTACAAGACCAGGAACGTCGCGATCATCCACGACAAGACCACCTATGGCAAAGGTCTTGCCGACGAAACCAAGAACGCGATCAACGCGGCGGGTGTGAAGGAAAAGCTCTATGAAGCCTACACCAAGGGCGACAAGGACTTTGCCGCGCTGGTCTCCCGCTTCAAGAAGGAATCGATCGATTTCGTCTATGTCGGCGGCTACTACGCCGAGGCTGCGTTGATCCTGCGCCAGATGCGCGAGCAGGGCGTCAATGCGGTGCTGATGGGCGGCGATGCCTTGGTCGACAAGCAGTTCGCCGCGATCGCGGGTCCGCTTGCCGAGGGCTCGCTGTTCACCTTCTCGCCCGATCCGCGCAAGAAGGTGACCGCGGCCGCGACCTTGAAGAAGTTCAAGGACAAGGGCATCGATCCGGACGGCTACACGCTTTACAGCTATGCGGCCTTCCAGATCTGGAGCCAGGCCGTCACCCGCGCCCAGACCACGGACGCCAAGAAGGTCGCAGCCGCCATCAAGGCCGGAAGCTGGGACACCGTGCTCGGCAACATCAGCTACACGCCGAAGGGTGACATCACCTTGATCGACTATGTCGTGTACCGCCGCGACAAGGACGGCAACTACGCCGAGCTGCCGGCCGCCGGTCAATGA
- a CDS encoding alpha/beta hydrolase, translating to MTDITLDNHGVRLAASVDGPTNGEPILFLHGLSVSRDTWQEIGGRLKDRYRVWTLDFRGHGHSDRAASYALADYVSDAETALAAIGRRAVIVGHSLGGCVAGVLAQSGDNNVRAALLEDPPWYLGQPGEWEKSVFPKLFSIVSARQATWQQARAPLGTYLAFVTDAPTPMGGIGRDHFTPRHLLSHASALQRQDGRCWADGDVAGSVLAAIQTTREFLCPVKIVQADPSCGAALLEGHAARLAQDNPRAALVRYEGCGHSPHRAIAFEQRFTADLQDFLSSLRSQ from the coding sequence TTGACCGATATCACACTCGATAACCACGGCGTCCGTCTTGCTGCATCTGTCGATGGCCCGACGAACGGCGAACCGATCCTGTTCCTGCACGGCCTGTCGGTGAGCCGGGACACATGGCAGGAAATTGGCGGTCGGCTGAAGGATCGATATCGGGTCTGGACCTTGGATTTCCGCGGCCACGGCCACTCGGACCGGGCCGCAAGCTATGCGCTCGCCGACTATGTTTCCGATGCAGAGACGGCGTTGGCCGCCATCGGGCGCCGGGCAGTGATCGTCGGCCACTCGCTCGGCGGCTGCGTTGCCGGCGTGCTGGCGCAGAGCGGCGATAACAATGTGCGCGCTGCCTTGCTTGAGGATCCGCCATGGTATCTCGGGCAGCCGGGGGAGTGGGAGAAATCGGTCTTCCCGAAGCTGTTCTCGATCGTCAGCGCGCGGCAGGCGACGTGGCAGCAAGCCCGTGCGCCGCTGGGCACGTACCTTGCGTTCGTCACAGACGCGCCAACCCCCATGGGCGGGATCGGCCGCGATCATTTCACCCCCCGTCATTTGTTGAGCCATGCCTCTGCGCTGCAGCGCCAGGACGGGCGGTGCTGGGCGGACGGAGACGTTGCGGGTTCGGTTCTTGCGGCGATCCAGACCACGCGAGAGTTCCTGTGTCCCGTCAAGATCGTTCAAGCCGATCCGTCATGCGGCGCGGCCTTGCTGGAGGGCCACGCGGCTCGCCTCGCACAGGATAATCCGCGTGCAGCGCTCGTTCGCTATGAGGGATGCGGCCATTCACCCCACCGCGCCATCGCGTTCGAGCAGCGCTTCACGGCAGACCTGCAGGATTTCCTGTCGAGCCTGCGGTCACAGTGA
- a CDS encoding class I SAM-dependent methyltransferase: MQETSGYDPSYVMGRSTAETDRLKRQSQLYDASTWQLLREAGLAPGMKVLDVGSGAGNVSFVAASLVGEGGKVVGVDSNPAIVAEAAGTARALGLDQVSFRAGDINTIELERDFDAIVGRLVLIYVPDPSALLRTLLGHLKPGGIVAFQDLDWGEGPIANPPSPLLSQAWGHVSEMFRRAGLNNRMGFALHGAFVAAGLPAPRMSLFAPVGGGADFDGYDYMASGLRSNQPHIVKLGVATEAELALDSFAERLRTEVVAAHGVFALPTFVGAWARKQAG, translated from the coding sequence ATGCAGGAAACCTCCGGCTACGATCCGAGCTATGTGATGGGGCGCTCGACTGCGGAGACCGACAGGCTGAAGCGCCAGTCGCAGCTCTACGATGCGTCCACATGGCAGCTCCTGAGGGAGGCCGGGCTCGCGCCGGGCATGAAGGTGCTCGACGTCGGAAGTGGAGCAGGCAACGTCTCGTTCGTGGCGGCAAGTCTGGTCGGCGAGGGAGGCAAAGTCGTCGGTGTCGACAGCAATCCCGCGATTGTCGCGGAAGCAGCAGGTACCGCGCGCGCTCTCGGCCTCGACCAGGTGTCATTTCGAGCCGGCGACATCAACACGATCGAGCTGGAACGCGACTTCGATGCGATCGTCGGCCGGCTCGTGTTGATCTATGTGCCGGATCCGTCAGCCCTGCTTCGCACGCTGCTTGGACACCTCAAGCCCGGCGGCATCGTGGCATTTCAGGACCTCGACTGGGGCGAGGGGCCGATCGCCAATCCGCCGTCGCCGCTGCTGTCGCAGGCGTGGGGCCACGTGAGCGAAATGTTCCGGCGGGCCGGGCTGAACAACCGGATGGGCTTTGCGCTGCATGGCGCCTTCGTCGCCGCCGGGCTGCCTGCGCCGCGAATGAGCCTGTTTGCTCCGGTCGGCGGCGGCGCGGACTTCGACGGCTATGACTACATGGCAAGCGGCTTGCGCAGCAACCAGCCGCACATCGTCAAGCTCGGCGTCGCCACCGAAGCAGAACTGGCGCTCGACAGCTTTGCCGAGCGCCTGCGCACTGAGGTGGTTGCTGCGCACGGCGTGTTCGCGCTGCCGACCTTCGTCGGTGCCTGGGCGCGCAAGCAGGCGGGCTGA
- a CDS encoding TetR/AcrR family transcriptional regulator — MVGVRQFDEDEVITTALDVFWRKGLHDATMQDLAAATGVQRGSLYNAYGDKESIFLRAFDQYAGQFLEAAGAALSRGDAAAGLRGFFDMIIINMTDGSPPRGCLTTRTALDAAISSADVRQRVQDVLSRLEQLISKAVSTSQTKPSMADANRLARVIVTFTRGLAVMERAGYSRKQLKESAATFIDAVAGNL; from the coding sequence ATGGTAGGCGTGCGTCAGTTCGACGAAGACGAGGTGATCACGACCGCGCTCGACGTATTCTGGCGCAAGGGCCTGCACGACGCGACCATGCAGGACCTCGCCGCCGCCACGGGAGTCCAGCGCGGCAGCCTCTACAACGCCTATGGCGACAAGGAATCGATCTTCCTGCGCGCCTTCGATCAGTATGCCGGGCAATTCCTGGAAGCGGCCGGCGCCGCGCTGTCACGCGGCGACGCCGCGGCGGGGCTACGAGGCTTCTTCGATATGATCATCATCAACATGACGGATGGCTCTCCGCCGCGCGGCTGCCTGACCACGCGCACGGCGCTCGACGCGGCCATTTCAAGTGCGGATGTGCGGCAGCGCGTGCAGGATGTGCTCTCCCGGCTCGAACAACTGATCAGCAAGGCCGTCAGCACATCTCAGACGAAGCCAAGCATGGCCGATGCCAACCGGCTGGCGCGCGTCATCGTGACCTTCACCCGTGGCCTCGCCGTGATGGAGCGCGCCGGCTACAGCCGCAAGCAGCTGAAGGAGTCGGCTGCGACCTTCATCGACGCTGTGGCCGGCAATCTCTGA
- a CDS encoding monooxygenase, with the protein MITAVTSFRLSKPITREEARAIFLDTAPIYRGVQGLFRKTYVLSDDGTTAGGIYFWNSRREAEALYTDAWRARAREKYGADPTVTYFESPVVVDNVAEQISSDGR; encoded by the coding sequence ATGATTACCGCCGTCACGTCGTTCAGATTGTCCAAACCGATCACGCGCGAGGAAGCGCGCGCCATCTTCCTCGATACCGCACCGATCTATCGCGGCGTACAGGGGCTGTTCCGGAAGACCTATGTGCTGTCCGATGACGGCACGACGGCCGGCGGCATCTATTTCTGGAACTCGAGGAGAGAGGCCGAAGCGCTGTACACCGATGCGTGGCGCGCCCGCGCCCGGGAGAAGTATGGCGCCGATCCGACGGTGACTTATTTCGAGAGTCCCGTGGTGGTGGACAACGTTGCGGAGCAGATCAGCTCCGACGGCCGATAG
- a CDS encoding aldo/keto reductase yields MNQPPSSDPALPRRRLGRTGLDVSILGFGTAPLGDLFARLDDTVAIAAMERAFALGVNLLDSSPLYGHGLAEHRCGTALRRVARADIVVCTKVGRWMDPFHGRGDGSNFVGGQPHRAVVDYSYDGTMRSVEQSLLRLGIDRIDLLLIHDVDVWTHGSEAIEARFREAMEGAYVALDRLRTERVIKGIGIGVNEAEMCMRFASAGTFDTMLLAGRYSLLEQPALTEFLPLAEKQGIGVMLGGVFNSGILATGAVAGAKYNYKDAPADVMQKVAAIERVCRAHGVALPTAALHFALGHPAVASVVLGAQAPQEVERNAAALSAPVPAVLWHDLKAEGLLDQHAPVPA; encoded by the coding sequence GTGAACCAACCTCCATCCTCAGATCCGGCACTGCCCCGCCGCAGGCTCGGCCGCACCGGGCTCGATGTTTCCATTCTCGGCTTCGGCACCGCGCCGCTCGGCGATCTCTTCGCTCGGCTCGACGACACGGTGGCGATTGCCGCGATGGAGCGGGCGTTTGCGCTGGGCGTGAACCTGCTCGATTCCTCGCCGCTCTACGGCCATGGCCTTGCCGAGCATCGCTGCGGCACCGCGCTGCGGCGCGTGGCGCGGGCCGACATCGTCGTCTGCACCAAGGTCGGCCGCTGGATGGACCCGTTCCACGGCCGCGGCGACGGCTCCAATTTCGTCGGCGGCCAGCCGCATCGTGCGGTGGTCGATTACTCCTATGACGGCACCATGCGCTCGGTGGAGCAGTCGCTGCTGCGGCTCGGCATCGATCGCATCGACTTGCTCCTGATCCACGACGTCGATGTCTGGACCCATGGCAGTGAGGCGATCGAAGCCAGGTTCCGCGAGGCGATGGAGGGCGCCTATGTCGCGCTCGACAGGCTGCGCACCGAGCGCGTGATCAAGGGCATCGGGATCGGCGTCAACGAGGCCGAGATGTGCATGCGCTTCGCCAGTGCGGGAACGTTCGACACCATGCTGCTCGCCGGCCGCTACTCGCTGCTCGAGCAGCCGGCGCTCACCGAATTCCTGCCGCTGGCGGAGAAGCAGGGCATCGGCGTGATGCTCGGCGGCGTGTTCAATTCCGGCATCCTGGCGACCGGCGCGGTCGCCGGCGCCAAGTATAATTACAAGGACGCGCCGGCGGATGTGATGCAGAAGGTGGCAGCGATCGAGCGCGTTTGCCGCGCCCACGGCGTGGCGCTGCCGACCGCCGCGCTGCATTTCGCGCTGGGCCATCCGGCGGTCGCAAGCGTCGTGCTCGGCGCGCAGGCGCCGCAGGAGGTCGAGCGCAACGCCGCGGCGCTCTCGGCCCCGGTCCCCGCCGTGCTGTGGCACGACCTGAAAGCGGAGGGGCTGCTCGACCAACACGCGCCGGTGCCGGCATGA
- a CDS encoding amidohydrolase family protein, translating into MMRIDAHHHVWTLARADYGWLTPERGPIYRDFGLVDLVPHLAAAAIEGTILVQAAPTEAETAFMLDVAKGSELVRGVVGWIDFDAPDAADRIDAVAERELLVGLRPMVQDVADDDWLLRPELAAPLEAMERHDLVFDALVLPRHLPRLVQVVDRHPDLQFVLDHCGKPQLATGDIAAWKDDIASLGARSNVVCKLSGLATEAAPGWQVEDLREAVDHALACFGPQRLLWGSDWPVVNLAGGYAHWFVAAQRLLADLSSDARAAIFGGNAARVYLSSRGRPASRK; encoded by the coding sequence ATGATGCGGATCGACGCCCATCATCATGTGTGGACCTTGGCGCGCGCCGATTATGGCTGGCTGACGCCCGAACGCGGGCCGATCTATCGCGACTTCGGTCTGGTCGATCTGGTGCCGCATCTCGCCGCGGCCGCCATCGAGGGCACGATCCTGGTGCAGGCGGCGCCAACCGAGGCCGAGACGGCATTCATGCTCGACGTCGCCAAAGGCTCGGAGCTGGTGCGCGGCGTGGTCGGCTGGATCGACTTCGATGCACCCGATGCCGCTGACCGGATCGATGCGGTCGCCGAACGCGAGCTGCTGGTCGGTCTGCGGCCGATGGTGCAGGACGTGGCCGACGATGACTGGCTGCTCCGCCCTGAACTGGCCGCGCCGCTCGAAGCCATGGAGCGGCACGACCTCGTCTTCGACGCGTTGGTGCTGCCGCGCCATCTGCCGCGGCTCGTTCAGGTGGTCGATCGCCATCCGGATCTGCAATTCGTACTCGACCATTGCGGCAAGCCGCAACTCGCAACCGGCGACATCGCGGCCTGGAAGGACGACATTGCAAGCCTTGGCGCACGATCCAACGTCGTCTGCAAGCTGTCGGGCCTTGCGACCGAGGCGGCGCCGGGCTGGCAGGTCGAAGATTTGCGCGAGGCAGTGGATCATGCACTCGCATGCTTCGGTCCGCAGCGGCTGCTGTGGGGCAGCGACTGGCCCGTCGTCAATCTCGCCGGCGGCTATGCGCACTGGTTCGTGGCCGCCCAGCGTCTGCTGGCTGATTTGTCAAGTGACGCGAGGGCTGCGATTTTCGGCGGCAATGCGGCGCGGGTCTATTTGTCAAGCCGCGGGCGGCCGGCATCCCGGAAATAG
- a CDS encoding RNA-binding transcriptional accessory protein, producing MAKIHHQIAQELGVRDEQVEAAVTLLDGGATVPFIARYRKELTGALDDAQLRTLEERLTYLRELEERRTAVLNSIREQGKLDAALEAQIMAADSKGRLEDIYLPYKPKRRTKAEIAKEAGLEPLADQLLTQPQNDPNEVAAPFVNAEKQVADVAAALDGARAILVERFAEDADLIGALREEMWSNGIMVSTVRTGKKTEGEKFKDYFDFSEPLPKLPSHRILALFRGEKEEILDLTIKPEAEAPAVGVPGLYELRIMNCFAISNQGRKGDKWLAETVRWAWRTKIQIHLNIDLRLRLWTAAETEAVRVFASNLRDLLLAAPAGPRATMGLDPGYRTGVKVAVIDATGKVVAHTAIFPHEPQRRWDEALAILGKLAIEHGVELIAIGNGTASRETDKLAAELVKRLPERKMTKIVVSEAGASVYSASAFASNELPDLDVTIRGAVSIARRLQDPLAELVKIDPKAIGVGQYQHDLGEAKLARSLDAVVEDCVNAVGVDANTASVPLLSRVSGIGAGLAQSIVQHRDANGPFKSRKALKDVPRLGPKAFEQCAGFLRISNGEDPLDSSGVHPEAYPVVRRILEATKSDIKALIGNADVVRGLKPQSFVDDTFGLPTVTDILRELEKPGRDPRPAFKAAVFKEGVEEVKDLKQGMILEGTVTNVAAFGAFVDIGVHQDGLVHISAMSRTFIKDPREVVKPGDIVKVKVLDVEVARKRIALTLRLDDEVGPKKDNAAPSRDFSRGSARMTSSAPRRPQEQSGGGGALADALRRAAEKSGRGKPT from the coding sequence GTGGCCAAGATCCATCATCAGATTGCGCAGGAGCTGGGGGTTCGCGACGAGCAGGTCGAGGCGGCGGTGACGCTGCTCGACGGCGGCGCCACGGTGCCGTTCATCGCGCGATACCGCAAGGAGCTCACCGGCGCGCTCGATGACGCGCAGCTGCGCACGCTGGAAGAACGGCTGACCTATCTGCGCGAGCTCGAGGAGCGCCGGACCGCGGTGCTCAATTCGATTCGCGAGCAGGGCAAGCTCGATGCCGCGCTCGAAGCCCAGATCATGGCCGCCGACAGCAAGGGCCGTCTGGAAGATATCTATCTGCCGTACAAGCCGAAGCGCCGCACCAAGGCCGAGATCGCCAAAGAAGCCGGGCTCGAGCCGCTCGCCGATCAGCTTCTGACACAGCCGCAGAACGACCCCAACGAGGTTGCCGCGCCGTTCGTCAACGCCGAAAAGCAGGTTGCCGACGTCGCCGCTGCGCTGGACGGCGCGCGCGCCATCCTGGTCGAGCGCTTCGCCGAGGACGCCGATTTGATCGGTGCGCTGCGCGAAGAGATGTGGTCGAACGGCATCATGGTTTCCACCGTCCGCACCGGGAAGAAGACCGAAGGCGAGAAATTCAAGGACTATTTCGATTTCTCCGAGCCGCTGCCGAAGCTGCCGTCGCACCGCATCCTGGCGCTGTTCCGCGGCGAGAAGGAAGAGATCCTCGACCTCACGATCAAGCCGGAGGCCGAGGCGCCGGCCGTCGGCGTGCCCGGCCTCTACGAACTGCGGATCATGAACTGCTTTGCGATCTCCAACCAGGGGCGCAAGGGCGACAAATGGCTGGCGGAGACGGTGCGCTGGGCCTGGCGCACCAAGATCCAGATCCATCTCAACATCGATTTGCGGCTCCGGCTGTGGACGGCGGCCGAAACCGAGGCGGTGCGCGTGTTCGCCTCGAACCTGCGCGATCTGCTGCTCGCGGCGCCGGCCGGCCCACGCGCCACCATGGGGCTCGATCCGGGCTATCGCACCGGCGTCAAGGTCGCGGTAATCGATGCCACCGGCAAGGTGGTGGCGCATACCGCGATCTTCCCGCACGAGCCGCAACGGCGCTGGGACGAGGCGCTCGCGATTCTCGGCAAGCTCGCGATCGAGCATGGCGTCGAGCTGATCGCGATCGGCAACGGCACCGCCTCGCGTGAAACCGACAAACTCGCCGCCGAACTCGTGAAGCGGTTGCCCGAACGCAAGATGACCAAGATCGTGGTCTCCGAAGCCGGTGCGTCGGTCTATTCGGCCTCCGCCTTCGCCTCGAACGAATTGCCCGACCTCGACGTCACCATTCGCGGCGCGGTCTCGATCGCGCGGCGCCTGCAGGATCCGCTGGCCGAGCTGGTCAAAATCGATCCGAAGGCGATCGGCGTCGGCCAGTACCAGCACGATCTCGGCGAGGCCAAGCTCGCGCGTTCGCTCGATGCCGTGGTGGAGGACTGCGTGAACGCGGTCGGCGTCGATGCCAACACCGCCTCGGTGCCGCTGCTCTCGCGCGTGTCGGGTATCGGCGCTGGACTGGCGCAGAGCATCGTGCAGCACCGCGACGCCAACGGCCCGTTCAAGTCGCGCAAGGCGCTGAAGGACGTGCCGCGGCTCGGGCCGAAGGCCTTCGAGCAGTGCGCCGGCTTCCTGCGCATCAGCAATGGCGAGGATCCGCTCGATTCGTCCGGCGTGCATCCGGAAGCCTATCCGGTGGTGCGCCGCATTCTTGAGGCGACCAAGAGCGATATCAAGGCGCTGATCGGCAACGCCGACGTCGTGCGCGGGCTGAAGCCGCAATCCTTCGTCGACGACACGTTCGGTCTGCCGACGGTGACCGACATCCTGCGCGAGCTGGAAAAGCCCGGTCGCGACCCGCGTCCGGCGTTCAAGGCGGCGGTGTTCAAGGAAGGCGTCGAGGAGGTCAAGGACCTCAAGCAAGGCATGATCCTCGAGGGCACCGTGACCAACGTCGCCGCGTTCGGCGCGTTCGTCGATATCGGCGTGCACCAGGACGGCCTGGTGCACATCTCGGCGATGTCGCGAACTTTCATCAAGGACCCGCGCGAGGTGGTGAAGCCGGGCGATATCGTCAAGGTCAAGGTTCTCGATGTCGAGGTCGCCCGCAAGCGCATCGCGCTGACCTTGCGGCTTGACGACGAGGTCGGGCCGAAGAAGGACAACGCGGCGCCGTCGCGTGATTTCTCGCGCGGATCGGCCAGGATGACGTCGTCGGCGCCACGCCGTCCGCAGGAGCAGTCCGGCGGCGGCGGCGCGCTCGCCGACGCGCTGCGCCGCGCCGCCGAGAAGAGCGGGCGCGGCAAGCCGACCTGA
- a CDS encoding glutathione S-transferase N-terminal domain-containing protein, producing the protein MILYYAPGACSLADHIALIEARLPYKLIGVNRDKRTEDGGDYLTINPRGYVPALELDDGTLLTENLAILAYIAHRSDTLLPEEGLTRWRALEAVSFMATEIHGGLRPFFKNLPALEKERARGTLTKHFASLAQQLGDNAFLLGDRMTIPDPYLFWALKWAPAHGIDVPERLQAYFSRMRKLPSVAQALVEEGLA; encoded by the coding sequence ATGATCCTCTACTACGCGCCCGGCGCCTGTAGCCTGGCAGACCACATCGCGCTGATCGAAGCGCGGCTGCCCTACAAGCTCATCGGCGTCAACCGCGACAAGCGGACCGAGGACGGAGGCGATTACCTGACGATCAATCCGAGGGGATACGTGCCCGCGCTGGAACTCGACGACGGAACGCTATTGACCGAGAACCTTGCTATTCTGGCTTACATCGCACACCGGAGCGACACGCTGCTCCCCGAGGAGGGCCTCACGCGCTGGCGTGCGCTGGAAGCCGTATCATTCATGGCAACCGAGATCCACGGCGGCTTGCGACCCTTCTTCAAGAACCTGCCGGCGCTCGAGAAGGAACGAGCTCGCGGCACGCTGACCAAGCACTTTGCTTCTCTTGCGCAGCAACTCGGCGACAACGCTTTCCTGTTAGGCGATCGAATGACGATTCCCGATCCCTATCTTTTCTGGGCGCTGAAATGGGCACCTGCGCACGGGATCGATGTGCCGGAGCGGCTTCAGGCCTATTTCAGCCGAATGAGAAAGTTGCCTTCCGTGGCACAAGCGCTGGTCGAGGAAGGGCTTGCCTGA
- a CDS encoding helix-turn-helix transcriptional regulator has translation MSVDAPAGCQWVSEVLNQVGDKWTVQVVVALRDRPRRFNDIKRQVAGISQQMLTRTLKTLERDGLVVRTVRSSTPPQVDYALTEVGRSLSGTVRQLAEWAVAHRAIIHASRQRYDTSR, from the coding sequence ATGTCGGTTGATGCTCCCGCAGGTTGCCAATGGGTGAGCGAGGTTCTCAACCAGGTCGGCGACAAATGGACGGTGCAGGTCGTGGTGGCGCTTCGTGACCGGCCACGGCGCTTCAACGACATCAAGCGTCAGGTTGCCGGCATCTCGCAGCAGATGCTGACACGAACGCTCAAGACGCTTGAACGCGACGGTCTGGTCGTGCGCACGGTCCGCTCCAGCACACCGCCGCAGGTGGACTATGCGTTGACCGAGGTTGGCCGCTCGCTTTCAGGGACGGTACGGCAGCTCGCGGAATGGGCGGTTGCGCATCGCGCAATCATCCATGCAAGCCGGCAGCGATACGACACAAGCCGCTAG
- a CDS encoding acyl-CoA dehydrogenase family protein encodes MTDPITDKLSDNIGRARGTDYFLMKEQLTPEEIDILAKVREFGEREVLPIVNSYWERGEFPFELVPKIAALNIVGDHNMRGHGCRPMTAVGAGLVMMELSRIDSSIATFFAVHLGLAMQSINLLGSEEQRQRYLPQMARFEKVGAFALTEPDHGSDSVGLEATAKREGDEWVINGRKRWPGNAVWCDYIVVYARDVADKQVKAFVVEKDNPGYKATKIGGKVSLRMVQNADITLTDCRVSEEARLKNCNSFKDCARVLMGTRNTVAWASLGNAVSAYDIALTYAQRRIQFGKPIAKSQMIQSILVNMLGDVTAMQLYCIRLGRLIDDGKLEETMAALAKYYCSVKGRDVCRMARDVLGGNGITLDFHVMRHMCDMESLVTYEGTAEIQSLIVGRDITGLSAFV; translated from the coding sequence ATGACCGACCCCATCACGGACAAGCTGAGCGACAACATCGGACGCGCGCGCGGCACCGACTATTTCCTGATGAAAGAGCAACTGACGCCGGAGGAGATCGATATCCTGGCCAAAGTGCGCGAATTCGGCGAGCGCGAGGTGCTGCCGATCGTCAACTCCTACTGGGAGCGCGGCGAGTTTCCCTTCGAACTGGTTCCCAAGATCGCGGCGCTGAACATCGTGGGCGATCACAACATGCGCGGACACGGGTGCCGGCCGATGACCGCGGTCGGCGCGGGCCTGGTCATGATGGAGCTCAGCCGGATCGACTCGAGCATCGCGACGTTCTTCGCCGTTCATCTCGGATTGGCGATGCAGTCGATCAACCTGCTCGGTTCCGAAGAGCAGCGGCAGCGCTACCTGCCGCAGATGGCCCGGTTCGAGAAAGTCGGCGCGTTCGCCCTGACCGAGCCCGATCATGGATCGGATTCGGTCGGGCTCGAAGCCACGGCCAAGCGTGAAGGCGACGAATGGGTGATCAATGGCCGCAAGCGCTGGCCGGGCAATGCCGTCTGGTGCGACTACATCGTGGTCTACGCCCGCGACGTCGCCGACAAGCAGGTCAAGGCCTTCGTGGTGGAGAAGGACAACCCCGGCTACAAGGCGACCAAGATCGGCGGCAAGGTATCGCTGCGGATGGTGCAGAACGCCGACATCACTCTCACCGACTGCCGCGTATCGGAGGAGGCCCGCCTGAAGAACTGCAATTCGTTCAAGGACTGCGCCAGGGTGCTGATGGGCACCCGCAACACGGTGGCATGGGCATCACTTGGAAATGCCGTTTCGGCCTACGACATCGCCCTGACCTACGCACAGCGCCGCATCCAGTTCGGCAAGCCGATCGCCAAGTCGCAGATGATCCAGTCGATCCTCGTCAACATGCTCGGCGACGTCACCGCGATGCAGCTCTATTGCATCCGGCTTGGCCGCTTGATCGACGACGGCAAGCTGGAGGAGACGATGGCCGCGCTCGCCAAGTACTATTGCAGCGTCAAGGGACGCGACGTGTGCCGGATGGCGCGCGACGTCCTCGGCGGTAACGGCATCACGCTCGATTTCCACGTCATGCGGCACATGTGCGACATGGAAAGCCTCGTCACCTACGAAGGCACGGCCGAGATCCAGTCGCTGATCGTCGGCCGGGACATCACCGGTCTGAGTGCCTTCGTTTGA